A DNA window from Ipomoea triloba cultivar NCNSP0323 chromosome 10, ASM357664v1 contains the following coding sequences:
- the LOC116031707 gene encoding pentatricopeptide repeat-containing protein At5g46100: protein MGCKTVIKWPKQITACLVEQLIKAEKDIQKAILIFDAATAEYTNGFRHDNGTFGIIISRLLSANRFKSAEDMLARMKEENCMITEDVFLSMCRAYGRVHKPLDVVRIFQKMKDYDCEPTQKSYITVFSILVNENRLKTAFKFYRYMREKGIPPSTASLNILIKALCKNDKTMDAAFNIFREMPKHGCNPDPYTYGTIINGLCKLGRILEAKELFREMEAKGCLPTVITYTALIHGLCLCNDLDGATGLLEDMKIKLVEPNVFTYSCLMDGLCKSGRSLQAMELLEMMISERKVPNIITYSTLIHGLCREGKLREALEIFDKIKLQGLQPDAGLYWKIISLFCEINKFQEAANYLDEMVLSGVLPNRVTWSLHVKIHNTVVQGLCVGNDPNRAFQLYLSIRTRGISVEAETFELLVDHFCKKGDLHKSARIIEEMVIDGCIPGTGTWTAVLDAFWDRRKAKEATELAFSELMAKLVECKTPSLVEH from the coding sequence ATGGGTTGCAAGACCGTGATCAAGTGGCCTAAGCAAATCACAGCATGCCTGGTTGAGCAGTTAATTAAAGCGGAAAAAGACATACAGAAAGCTATTCTAATATTTGATGCTGCAACAGCAGAGTATACTAATGGCTTCAGGCATGATAATGGCACCTTTGGTATCATAATCTCAAGATTGCTTTCTGCCAACCGGTTTAAGTCAGCTGAGGATATGCTTGCTAGAATGAAGGAGGAGAATTGTATGATTACAGAGGACGTCTTCCTCTCTATGTGTAGAGCCTATGGACGGGTTCACAAGCCACTTGATGTGGTCAGGATCTTCCAAAAGATGAAGGATTACGATTGTGAACCTACCCAGAAGTCTTATATTACAGTTTTCTCTATTCTTGTGAACGAAAACCGGTTGAAAACAGCTTTTAAGTTTTACCGTTACATGAGGGAAAAAGGTATCCCTCCTAGCACTGCTTCGCTCAATATTCTCATTAAAGCGCTTTGCAAGAATGACAAAACAATGGATGCCGCTTTTAATATATTTCGTGAGATGCCTAAACATGGATGTAATCCGGATCCATACACGTATGGTACTATCATTAATGGGCTTTGTAAATTGGGGAGGATTCTTGAAGCAAAAGAACTTTTCAGGGAGATGGAAGCAAAAGGTTGTTTACCAACTGTTATCACCTATACTGCTTTGATTCATGGTCTTTGTCTCTGTAATGACTTGGATGGAGCCACAGGATTGCTTGAGGATATGAAAATCAAACTTGTTGAGCCCAACGTGTTTACTTACAGCTGTCTTATGGACGGTCTTTGCAAGAGTGGACGTTCTTTACAAGCCATGGAGCTATTGGAGATGATGATTAGTGAACGTAAGGTTCCAAATATTATAACTTACAGCACCTTAATTCATGGACTATGTAGAGAAGGTAAACTTCGTGAAGCATTGGAgatttttgataaaattaagcTTCAGGGGTTACAACCTGACGCAGGGTTGTACTGGAAAATTATCAGTCTATTTTGTGAGATTAACAAGTTCCAGGAAGCCGCTAATTACCTTGATGAGATGGTTCTTAGTGGGGTCCTCCCCAATCGGGTAACTTGGAGCCTTCATGTTAAGATTCATAACACAGTAGTCCAAGGACTTTGTGTTGGAAATGATCCAAATCGTGCTTTCCAATTATATCTAAGCATAAGAACTCGAGGAATTTCAGTCGAGGCGGAGACATTCGAACTTCTTGTTGATCACTTTTGCAAGAAAGGAGACCTGCACAAATCTGCTCGTATTATCGAGGAGATGGTGATTGATGGATGCATACCTGGAACAGGAACATGGACTGCTGTACTGGATGCGTTTTGGGACAGACGAAAGGCGAAGGAAGCTACTGAGTTGGCATTCTCCGAGCTGATGGCTAAACTTGTGGAGTGTAAAACCCCGAGCCTAGTTGAACATTGA